A genome region from Gouania willdenowi chromosome 9, fGouWil2.1, whole genome shotgun sequence includes the following:
- the LOC114470069 gene encoding outer dense fiber protein 2-like isoform X1: MVLPPPVHVHLPEVTELHVHMKKNTSKLSQSQAADGRSKVLKPWIPPGKPTQSCSFNIQKCRSQSHHQSQTEPQEDLSSEPKQLHVLLTQQENIRHSKKYELSQWTSECEHREDLLRALVEAEIDGIAIANQLITLNETINSVPKDKCLPASLKRQQELLMEKIAMFDNTNVHLGELLRKRGSLEEDLNTRLANSKVENNRLSVKLSHKEREILQLAQHLDSEKDNRRIKDELLLIMESTRNHVESQLSRAHHEYDHLETQIQEVQQNLRLQQEEFEALQEELEIVKKEKQQQEALSVLTQQALTAQEMLSEAVSTSGDWYHRLSKEQTAKKHLEEQISVLSSEQTKLQSQLQVAEEKSRIEKDQLRNSFQHLSSEKTSITLENQQLQGKLTSCEDQIRELHFEAGQLKSSIKKNENQVEKYKRKVQQVRLEAEENFLKLEETQKEVQEVNVCFQREKEQLMERLREMEVFPDRVKHTEEQLREAQEKTRVHERRSTESCAALTVVRHKVEQQGSELEMFQQKNSELQMENKYLKEKIFNLERTLGGMKVENLSQTVCEKESSVCRLQQQINDRTRECSVLSAQLQQALEDTQRQVDGRIHRVLSKERTSQSKALDLQRQVISAQTELSRLQQSKEEMERHFQMKLRNVKERLDQSDSTNHSLHNYVDFLKTSYGNVFGASMFTR, translated from the exons ATGGTTTTACCACCGCCGGTTCACGTTCATTTACCAGAAGTAACGGAACTTCACGTCCATATGAAGAAAAATACCAGCAAATTATCTCAg AGTCAAGCAGCAGATGGAAGGTCAAAGGTTCTAAAGCCATGGATTCCTCCAGGAAAACCAACCCAGAGCTGCTCCTTCAACATTCAG AAATGCAGATCACAAAGTCATCACCAGAGTCAAACTGAACCACAGGAGGATCTGAGTTCAGAACCCAAACAGCTTCACGTTCTACTCACTCAACAAGAGAACATTCGTCATTCAAAGAAGTACGAGCTGTCACA gtgGACCTCTGAGTGTGAACATAGAGAGGATCTTCTCAGAGCACTAGTTGAGGCAGAAATTGATGGCATAGCTATAGCTAATCAATTGATAACTCTCAATGAGACTATCAACAGTGTTCCAAAG GACAAGTGTCTGCCAGCTTCACTGAAACGACAGCAGGAGCTGCTAATGGAGAAGATAGCCATGTTTGATAACACTAATGTCCACCTTGGAGAGCTCCTTAGAAAG AGAGGATCACTGGAAGAAGATTTAAACACCAGGTTGGCCAACAGTAAAGTGGAGAATAAT AGACTCTCAGTCAAACTATcacacaaagagagagagattttacaGCTCGCTCAGCATTTGGACTCAGAAAAG GACAACAGGAGGATTAAAGACGAGCTTTTACTCATTATGGAGTCAACGAGAAACCATGTGGAGTCTCAGCTCAGCAGAGCACACCATGAATATGATCACCTGGAAACTCAGATAcag GAGGTACAGCAGAACCTCCGTTTACAGCAGGAGGAGTTTGAGGCTCTACAGGAGGAGCTGGAGATTGTGAAGAAGGAGAAACAACAACAGGAAGCTTTGTCCGTCCTCACCCAGCAAGCACTGACTGCTCAGGAGATG cTGTCTGAAGCTGTGTCCACATCTGGTGACTGGTATCATCGTCTCTCTAAGGAGCAAACAGCTAAGAAACATCTGGAAGAACAGATCTCTGTTCTCagcag TGAACAAACTAAGCTGCAGTCCCAGCTTCAGGTAGCAGAGGAGAAGAGTCGGATAGAAAAGGATCAGCTCAGGAACAGCTTTCAACATCTCAGCTCTGAAAAAACCTCCATCACACTGGAAAACCAACAGCTCCAG GGTAAACTGACGTCATGTGAAGATCAGATCAGGGAACTACACTTTGAAGCTGGTCAGCTGAAGTCATCtatcaaaaaaaatgaaaaccaagTGGAAAAATACAAGAGGAAG GTGCAGCAGGTCCGTCTGGAGGCTGAGGAGAACTTTCTAAAGCTGGAGGAGACTCAGAAGGAGGTTCAGGAGGTGAACGTGTGTTTCCAGAGAGAGAAGGAGCAGCTGATGGAACGTCTCAGAGAGATGGAGGTGTTTCCTGACAGAGTGAAACATACAGAGGAGCAGCTCAGAGAAGCTCAGGAGAAAACCAGAGTCCATGAGAGGAGAAGCACTGAGAGCTGTGCTGCTCTGACTGTAGTCAGACACAAG GTGGAACAACAAGGCTCTGAGCTGGAGATGTTTCAGCAGAAGAACTCTGAGCTGCAGATGGAGAACAAATATCTAAAGGAGAAAATCTTCAACTTAGAAAG AACACTGGGTGGAATGAAGGTGGAGAACTTATCTCAAACTGTGTGTGAGAAAGAATCCAGTGTGTGTCGTCTTCAGCAGCAGATAAACGACAGGACACGTGAGTGCAGTGTCCTGTCAGCACAGCTACAACAAGCTCTGGAGGACACACAACGACAG gTGGACGGTAGAATCCACAGGGTTTTATCTAAAGAAAGAACGTCTCAATCCAAAGCTTTAGATTTACAAAGACAAGTCATCAGTGCCCAAACTGAGCTGAGTCGACTACAGCAAAGCAAGGAAGAA atgGAGCGTCATTTCCAGATGAAGCTGCGTAACGTGAAGGAGAGACTGGACCAGTCTGACTCTACCAACCACAGTCTACACAACTATGTAGACTTTCTAAAAACCTCCTATGGAAACGTGTTTGGTGCTTCTATGTTTACTAGATGA
- the LOC114470069 gene encoding outer dense fiber protein 2-like isoform X2 produces MVLPPPVHVHLPEVTELHVHMKKNTSKLSQSQAADGRSKVLKPWIPPGKPTQSCSFNIQKCRSQSHHQSQTEPQEDLSSEPKQLHVLLTQQENIRHSKKWTSECEHREDLLRALVEAEIDGIAIANQLITLNETINSVPKDKCLPASLKRQQELLMEKIAMFDNTNVHLGELLRKRGSLEEDLNTRLANSKVENNRLSVKLSHKEREILQLAQHLDSEKDNRRIKDELLLIMESTRNHVESQLSRAHHEYDHLETQIQEVQQNLRLQQEEFEALQEELEIVKKEKQQQEALSVLTQQALTAQEMLSEAVSTSGDWYHRLSKEQTAKKHLEEQISVLSSEQTKLQSQLQVAEEKSRIEKDQLRNSFQHLSSEKTSITLENQQLQGKLTSCEDQIRELHFEAGQLKSSIKKNENQVEKYKRKVQQVRLEAEENFLKLEETQKEVQEVNVCFQREKEQLMERLREMEVFPDRVKHTEEQLREAQEKTRVHERRSTESCAALTVVRHKVEQQGSELEMFQQKNSELQMENKYLKEKIFNLERTLGGMKVENLSQTVCEKESSVCRLQQQINDRTRECSVLSAQLQQALEDTQRQVDGRIHRVLSKERTSQSKALDLQRQVISAQTELSRLQQSKEEMERHFQMKLRNVKERLDQSDSTNHSLHNYVDFLKTSYGNVFGASMFTR; encoded by the exons ATGGTTTTACCACCGCCGGTTCACGTTCATTTACCAGAAGTAACGGAACTTCACGTCCATATGAAGAAAAATACCAGCAAATTATCTCAg AGTCAAGCAGCAGATGGAAGGTCAAAGGTTCTAAAGCCATGGATTCCTCCAGGAAAACCAACCCAGAGCTGCTCCTTCAACATTCAG AAATGCAGATCACAAAGTCATCACCAGAGTCAAACTGAACCACAGGAGGATCTGAGTTCAGAACCCAAACAGCTTCACGTTCTACTCACTCAACAAGAGAACATTCGTCATTCAAAGAA gtgGACCTCTGAGTGTGAACATAGAGAGGATCTTCTCAGAGCACTAGTTGAGGCAGAAATTGATGGCATAGCTATAGCTAATCAATTGATAACTCTCAATGAGACTATCAACAGTGTTCCAAAG GACAAGTGTCTGCCAGCTTCACTGAAACGACAGCAGGAGCTGCTAATGGAGAAGATAGCCATGTTTGATAACACTAATGTCCACCTTGGAGAGCTCCTTAGAAAG AGAGGATCACTGGAAGAAGATTTAAACACCAGGTTGGCCAACAGTAAAGTGGAGAATAAT AGACTCTCAGTCAAACTATcacacaaagagagagagattttacaGCTCGCTCAGCATTTGGACTCAGAAAAG GACAACAGGAGGATTAAAGACGAGCTTTTACTCATTATGGAGTCAACGAGAAACCATGTGGAGTCTCAGCTCAGCAGAGCACACCATGAATATGATCACCTGGAAACTCAGATAcag GAGGTACAGCAGAACCTCCGTTTACAGCAGGAGGAGTTTGAGGCTCTACAGGAGGAGCTGGAGATTGTGAAGAAGGAGAAACAACAACAGGAAGCTTTGTCCGTCCTCACCCAGCAAGCACTGACTGCTCAGGAGATG cTGTCTGAAGCTGTGTCCACATCTGGTGACTGGTATCATCGTCTCTCTAAGGAGCAAACAGCTAAGAAACATCTGGAAGAACAGATCTCTGTTCTCagcag TGAACAAACTAAGCTGCAGTCCCAGCTTCAGGTAGCAGAGGAGAAGAGTCGGATAGAAAAGGATCAGCTCAGGAACAGCTTTCAACATCTCAGCTCTGAAAAAACCTCCATCACACTGGAAAACCAACAGCTCCAG GGTAAACTGACGTCATGTGAAGATCAGATCAGGGAACTACACTTTGAAGCTGGTCAGCTGAAGTCATCtatcaaaaaaaatgaaaaccaagTGGAAAAATACAAGAGGAAG GTGCAGCAGGTCCGTCTGGAGGCTGAGGAGAACTTTCTAAAGCTGGAGGAGACTCAGAAGGAGGTTCAGGAGGTGAACGTGTGTTTCCAGAGAGAGAAGGAGCAGCTGATGGAACGTCTCAGAGAGATGGAGGTGTTTCCTGACAGAGTGAAACATACAGAGGAGCAGCTCAGAGAAGCTCAGGAGAAAACCAGAGTCCATGAGAGGAGAAGCACTGAGAGCTGTGCTGCTCTGACTGTAGTCAGACACAAG GTGGAACAACAAGGCTCTGAGCTGGAGATGTTTCAGCAGAAGAACTCTGAGCTGCAGATGGAGAACAAATATCTAAAGGAGAAAATCTTCAACTTAGAAAG AACACTGGGTGGAATGAAGGTGGAGAACTTATCTCAAACTGTGTGTGAGAAAGAATCCAGTGTGTGTCGTCTTCAGCAGCAGATAAACGACAGGACACGTGAGTGCAGTGTCCTGTCAGCACAGCTACAACAAGCTCTGGAGGACACACAACGACAG gTGGACGGTAGAATCCACAGGGTTTTATCTAAAGAAAGAACGTCTCAATCCAAAGCTTTAGATTTACAAAGACAAGTCATCAGTGCCCAAACTGAGCTGAGTCGACTACAGCAAAGCAAGGAAGAA atgGAGCGTCATTTCCAGATGAAGCTGCGTAACGTGAAGGAGAGACTGGACCAGTCTGACTCTACCAACCACAGTCTACACAACTATGTAGACTTTCTAAAAACCTCCTATGGAAACGTGTTTGGTGCTTCTATGTTTACTAGATGA
- the LOC114470070 gene encoding protein SET: protein MSASAAKASKKELNSNHDGADETSEKEQQEAIEHIDEVQNEIDRLNEQASEEILKVEQKYNKLRQPFFQKRSELIAKIPNFWVTTFVNHPQVSALLGEEDEEALHYLSRVEVTEFEDIKSGYRIDFYFDENPYFENKVLSKEFHLNESGDPSSKSTELKWKSGKDLTKRSSQSQNKAGRKRQHEEPESFFTWFTDHADAGADELGEVIKDDIWPNPLQYYLVPDMDDEEGEGDDDEEDEEGLEDIDEEGDEDGEDDDDDDGEDGEDEDGEDD from the exons ATGTCGGCGTCAGCGGCCAAAGCGAGTAAAAAGGAGCTGAACTCGAATCACGACGGAGCGGACGAGACCTCCG AAAAAGAACAGCAGGAAGCTATTGAACACATTGATGAAGTACAGAATGAAATTGACAG GTTGAATGAACAAGCGAGTGAGGAGATCCTGAAAGTAGAACAGAAATACAACAAACTTCGTCAGCCATTCTTTCAGAAGAGATCTGAACTGATCGCCAAAATCCCTAACTTCTGGGTTACTACGTTTGTCAATCATCCACAAG TATCTGCCCTACTTggagaggaggatgaggaggcgCTTCATTATCTGAGTAGAGTGGAGGTGACGGAGTTTGAGGATATCAAGTCAGGCTACAGAATAGATTTT TATTTTGATGAAAATCCatactttgaaaacaaagtacttTCCAAAGAGTTTCACCTGAATGAGAGCGGAGACCCATCCTCAAAGTCAACAGAACTGAAATGGAAGTCAGGAAAG GACCTGACCAAACGCTCCAGCCAATCACAGAACAAAGCAGGAAGGAAGAGGCAACATGAAGAACCAGAGAGTTTCTTCACCTGGTTCACTGACCATGCTGACGCTGGTGCTGATGAGCTCGGGGAGGTCATCAAGGATGATATCTGGCCAAACCCACTGCAGTattatttg GTTCCTGACATGGATGACGAGGAAGGTGAAGGAGATGATGACGAAGAAGACGAGGAGGGTCTGGAAGACATTGATGAAGAGGGAGATGAAGATGGAGaggatgatgacgatgatgatggtGAAGATGGAGAG GATGAAGATGGAGAAGACGACTAA